In Raphanus sativus cultivar WK10039 chromosome 5, ASM80110v3, whole genome shotgun sequence, the following proteins share a genomic window:
- the LOC108856375 gene encoding putative WEB family protein At1g65010, chloroplastic has protein sequence MACKEDTNAAAAQDEEATEICKSELESRRFQVDSLEAELLDVKRAAYLDFGSEEDARKELGLLSGRVRATAVMLRYLRSKARLLAIPDHLPQVELKGLDFLGSSSSCEEDGAYTSEMLQSIEMVTGVLESLVGRVTAAESETAVQKEMALLGEEELSRKTVQIENLSLKLQEMERFAHGTNGVLSEMRERIEELVEETMRQREKAVENEEELCRVKREFESLKSYVSTFTSVRETLLSSERQFKTIEELFERLVTKTTQLEGEKAQKEVEVQKLMEENVKLTALLDKKEAQLLALNEQCKVMALSASDI, from the exons ATGGCTTGCAAAGAAGATACTAATGCTGCAGCAGCACAAGATGAAGAAGCCACTGAGATATGTAAGAGTGAATTGGAATCTCGTCGGTTTCAGGTAGATAGTTTAGAAGCTGAGCTTTTGGATGTCAAGAGGGCTGCTTACCTTGACTTTGGCTCAGAAGAAGACGCCAGGAAGGAGTTAGGTCTTCTTTCTGGTAGGGTGAGAGCGACTGCAGTAATGTTGCGCTATTTGAGATCAAAAGCTAGACTCTTGGCCATTCCTGATCATCTACCTCAAGTTGAACTGAAAGGACTAGACTTTCTTGGTTCTTCGTCTTCTTGTGAAGAGGATGGAGCTTATACTAGCGAGATGCTCCAGTCCATAGAGATGGTCACTGGTGTGCTGGAGTCTCTCGTTGGGAGAGTTACAGCAGCAGAGTCCGAGACGGCTGTTCAGAAGGAGATGGCACTTTTGGGAGAGGAGGAACTTAGTAGGAAGACGGTCCAGATCGAGAATCTGTCTTTGAAATTACAGGAGATGGAGAGGTTTGCTCACGGGACTAACGGTGTTCTGAGCGAAATGAGGGAAAGGATCGAGGAACTAGTTGAAGAGACGATGAGACAGAGGGAAAAAGCTGTTGAAAATGAAGAGGAGCTTTGTCGTGTGAAGCGAGAGTTCGAGTCTCTTAAAAGCTATGTCAGTACTTTTACCAGCGTTAGAGAAACACTTCTTTCTTCCGAGAGACAATTCAAAACCATCGAAGAGCTCTTTGAACG GTTGGTGACTAAGACGACACAACTAGAGGGGGAGAAGGCGCAAAAGGAGGTTGAAGTTCAGAAACTGATGGAAGAGAATGTGAAGCTGACGGCACTTCTTGACAAGAAAGAAGCTCAGCTTCTAGCTTTGAATGAACAATGCAAAGTCATGGCTTTAAGTGCATCAGACATCTGA
- the LOC108858796 gene encoding uncharacterized protein LOC108858796 has translation MTANLDKALLDMSLEEDDEPYVLPDRPEYFSTERNSCSLIGRLLNPQCQKMENLILEMPRKWQLYERVKGVALSKDRFQFIFKYERDLIDVLNRGPHTSNMWSIALDRWVEKPPEDYLQHILVWVQMRNIPVNHYTPEAIHDFGKFAGEVVDVPYDPEKAQTKDYVRVQVKFDVSKPLRRAKKFTIPGGEVVNIRYDYERIQKRCYTCQRLTHEQSSCPFEKDMKVMLGAASSMEAHSKAPVVVPPLDPADPLAGLIPSTLRGFDNISGRPKIAEEVLSEMRVYIKAASGAEKLAREERVKKSLHDLEDDPLGQKTLLRLEEPPIVSRDLDRGKGIVFDFSAKGDDSPRADKLMAEAIAAGNRILQSGKILSLPPVQAGSAESIQSAFSQEGSTGYSIGFHETSASGTPMKKSNKRRRPGTFKRKANGKGVAQESTKPGKVVGEGVITETKRKAKDDVEPSQSSARFKKPLVVPKEGPSNI, from the coding sequence ATGACAGCTAATCTCGACAAGGCTTTGTTGGATATGTCGCTGGAGGAAGATGACGAACCTTATGTCTTACCGGACAGGCCAGAGTATTTCTCTACGGAGCGAAACTCGTGTAGCTTGATTGGAAGGCTTCTGAATCCTCAGTGTCAAAAAATGGAGAATCTGATACTAGAGATGCCGAGAAAATGGCAGTTGTATGAAAGGGTCAAAGGCGTGGCTCTATCGAAGGATAGGTTCCAGTTTATCTTCAAATACGAACGGGATCTTATCGATGTGCTCAATAGAGGGCCACATACCTCTAATATGTGGTCGATTGCTCTTGATAGATGGGTGGAGAAACCCCCGGAGGACTATCTTCAGCATATCTTGGTGTGGGTTCAGATGCGTAATATTCCTGTGAACCACTACACCCCAGAAGCTATTCATGACTTTGGGAAGTTTGCAGGGGAAGTGGTGGATGTCCCGTATGATCCAGAAAAAGCTCAGACAAAGGACTACGTTCGGGTGCAGGTCAAGTTTGATGTTTCGAAGCCTCTTCGTAGGGCTAAGAAATTCACTATCCCGGGAGGAGAAGTAGTCAACATTCGTTATGATTACGAGAGGATTCAAAAAAGGTGTTACACTTGTCAGAGGCTGACTCACGAGCAATCATCCTGTCCCTTTGAGAAAGATATGAAAGTTATGCTTGGTGCTGCCAGTTCTATGGAGGCACATAGCAAGGCTCCAGTGGTGGTCCCTCCTTTAGACCCAGCTGACCCTTTAGCGGGACTGATTCCCTCAACTTTAAGGGGTTTTGATAATATATCCGGTAGGCCCAAAATCGCTGAGGAGGTGCTGTCAGAGATGAGGGTTTATATCAAAGCGGCATCTGGTGCTGAGAAGTTGGCTCGGGAGGAGAGAGTCAAGAAATCCCTTCATGACTTAGAAGATGATCCTCTAGGCCAGAAAACCCTGCTAAGGTTGGAAGAACCGCCTATTGTATCTCGTGATCTTGACAGAGGCAAAGGAATCGTCTTTGATTTCTCGGCGAAGGGAGACGATAGTCCGAGAGCTGACAAACTTATGGCTGAAGCTATTGCTGCTGGGAACAGAATTCTGCAGTCCGGGAAAATTCTTTCTCTTCCTCCGGTTCAAGCGGGAAGTGCTGAGTCTATTCAATCTGCTTTCTCTCAAGAGGGTTCAACGGGTTATAGCATTGGTTTCCATGAAACTAGTGCTTCCGGGACTCCGATGAAGAAAAGCAACAAGAGAAGAAGACCGGGTACTTTTAAAAGGAAAGCTAATGGAAAAGGTGTTGCTCAGGAATCGACGAAGCCAGGGAAGGTAGTTGGTGAAGGTGTGATCACTGAAACCAAGAGGAAGGCAAAGGATGATGTCGAGCCATCTCAAAGCTCTGCAAGGTTTAAGAAACCATTGGTGGTCCCAAAGGAGGGACCGTCCAATATCTAA
- the LOC108860262 gene encoding protein SMALL AUXIN UP-REGULATED RNA 10 has protein sequence MAIKRSSQAASIKEILKRCSSLGKKKNVAGCYYKQEDVLPQDVPKGHFPVYVGPNRSRYIVPISWLEHSEFQTLLRLAEEEYGFDHNMGVIIPCDEVFFRSLISMFR, from the coding sequence atggcGATAAAGAGGTCATCTCAGGCAGCATCAATAAAGGAAATTTTAAAGAGATGCTCGAGTttagggaagaagaagaacgtCGCCGGTTGCTACTATAAACAAGAAGATGTTCTTCCTCAAGACGTGCCCAAAGGTCATTTTCCGGTTTACGTTGGACCAAACCGAAGTCGGTACATCGTTCCCATCTCGTGGCTCGAACACTCCGAGTTTCAAACGTTGCTTCGATTAGCCGAGGAAGAGTATGGTTTTGACCATAATATGGGTGTAATCATACCCTGTGATGAAGTGTTCTTTAGGTCTCTAATATCTATGTTCAGATAA